The following coding sequences lie in one Thermomicrobium sp. 4228-Ro genomic window:
- a CDS encoding FmdB family zinc ribbon protein, with protein MPVYEYRCRACRRRFTKFFRSFASVTDPDSCPYCGAVAVERVLSRVIVRRQSVRDEALVDDWQEDESLSGATEEWDDEPDLPDVPDSEDPREFARWAREMAAHVGEPLDPAFERALADLERGEDPDRVLERLEEETAESAVDVSNGESEQLD; from the coding sequence ATGCCCGTCTACGAGTACCGCTGTCGTGCCTGCAGACGGCGTTTCACCAAGTTCTTCCGTTCGTTTGCTTCCGTGACCGATCCTGACTCCTGCCCGTATTGCGGTGCGGTCGCGGTCGAGCGTGTGCTATCGCGCGTTATCGTGCGCCGCCAGTCGGTGCGAGACGAGGCGCTGGTGGATGATTGGCAGGAGGACGAGAGCCTTTCCGGTGCAACCGAGGAGTGGGACGACGAGCCGGACTTGCCGGATGTGCCCGATAGCGAGGATCCGCGCGAGTTCGCTCGCTGGGCACGCGAGATGGCAGCACACGTCGGTGAGCCGCTCGATCCGGCCTTCGAGCGGGCGCTCGCTGACCTCGAGCGTGGGGAAGATCCCGATCGGGTCCTCGAACGGCTCGAAGAGGAGACAGCTGAAAGTGCCGTTGACGTCTCGAATGGGGAATCCGAGCAGCTCGACTAG
- a CDS encoding MraY family glycosyltransferase, translating into MMLERACIALMTASVAALVCAFVIPRVIQVAHRFDLLAYPTEARWVHTRPIPRIGGLAIFIGFLSGLALTFMLPVDRFPVEVERIVLLVLGATLVLAAHLYDDLIGLGPVTKLAWQCAGAAVVILPRLRGPDHGLVIEQFNSPLGGVVVLPLVLAVPFTLLWIVGMMNTVNFLDGLDGLAGSVTLIAALVMFLHTFLRPADNPQFTISLLAATLAGSVLGFLIFNWHPARIMMGDSGAMFLGYSLAVLSIIGGAKIATALLVLWVPILDVAWLIIYRLWNGRSPLEADRGHLHHRLLDLGWSQRRIAAAFVSVSAGFGALALVMPGPLYKFIVLIVAGVAGLVVLSWLARLRPISQPGDVRREDVSSA; encoded by the coding sequence ATGATGCTCGAGCGAGCATGTATTGCCCTCATGACGGCTTCGGTTGCAGCGCTCGTCTGTGCCTTCGTTATCCCACGCGTGATTCAGGTCGCTCATCGGTTCGACTTGCTGGCCTATCCCACCGAGGCGCGCTGGGTTCATACTCGACCGATCCCGCGCATCGGTGGTCTGGCGATCTTCATCGGGTTCCTGAGCGGTCTCGCCCTAACGTTCATGCTGCCAGTCGATCGGTTTCCGGTCGAGGTCGAACGTATCGTGCTCCTCGTGCTGGGAGCGACGCTCGTGCTCGCCGCGCACCTCTACGATGATCTGATTGGTCTCGGACCGGTTACCAAACTGGCGTGGCAGTGTGCGGGAGCGGCGGTGGTGATCCTTCCGCGTCTCCGCGGACCGGATCACGGCTTGGTCATCGAGCAGTTCAACAGCCCACTCGGTGGAGTTGTCGTCCTTCCGCTCGTTCTGGCGGTGCCGTTCACGCTGCTCTGGATCGTCGGCATGATGAATACGGTCAACTTTCTGGACGGGCTCGACGGTCTTGCTGGTTCAGTGACGTTGATCGCTGCGCTCGTCATGTTCCTCCACACATTCTTGCGTCCTGCCGACAACCCGCAGTTCACGATCTCGCTCTTGGCGGCAACCCTGGCGGGCAGTGTTCTCGGTTTCCTCATTTTCAACTGGCATCCCGCGCGGATCATGATGGGCGATTCGGGGGCGATGTTCCTCGGATACAGTCTGGCGGTCTTGAGTATCATCGGGGGCGCCAAGATCGCTACCGCTTTGCTGGTTCTCTGGGTGCCGATCCTGGATGTCGCTTGGCTCATCATCTATCGGCTGTGGAACGGTCGCTCTCCACTCGAGGCGGATCGTGGACACCTGCATCACCGCCTGCTGGATCTCGGCTGGTCGCAGCGCCGCATCGCGGCGGCTTTCGTGTCGGTGTCGGCTGGGTTCGGTGCGCTCGCGTTGGTCATGCCGGGACCGCTGTACAAATTCATCGTGTTGATCGTTGCGGGGGTTGCCGGGCTGGTCGTGCTCTCGTGGTTAGCCCGCCTTCGCCCAATCTCGCAGCCTGGCGATGTCCGGCGCGAGGATGTTTCGTCAGCCTGA
- the glyA gene encoding serine hydroxymethyltransferase produces the protein MDQLLWASDPEVADAIACEERRQSSTIELIASENFTSPAVLAAVGSVLTNKYAEGYPGRRYYGGCECVDRVEALAIERAKKLFGAEHVNVQPHSGAQANLAAMYAVLRPGDRILGMSLQHGGHLSHGAKVNVSGQWFESFFYSVDPETERIDYDAVLEIAETVRPRLIIAGASAYPRVIDFHRFREIADRVGAVLMADIAHIAGMVAVGLHPTPVGAAQIVTTTTHKTLRGPRGGMILCDAEYAEAIDKAVFPGTQGGPLMHVIAGKAVAFGEALRPAFRRYIERVLENAQVLAETLQAEGFRLVAGGTDNHLLLVDLRPVGISGKKAQRVLDEVGITVNKNAIPNDPRPPTLTSGIRIGTPAMTTRGFGAEEMRLTGRLIAQVLRAPDDEALKARVRAQVAELVSHFPVPGVTIDVLSG, from the coding sequence ATGGACCAACTCTTGTGGGCGTCGGATCCGGAGGTCGCGGACGCGATCGCCTGTGAGGAGCGACGACAGAGCAGCACGATCGAGCTGATCGCTTCGGAAAACTTCACGAGTCCGGCGGTTCTCGCTGCGGTGGGTTCGGTCCTGACGAACAAGTATGCAGAGGGGTATCCGGGGCGACGGTACTACGGCGGCTGCGAGTGCGTCGACCGTGTGGAGGCACTCGCGATCGAGCGGGCGAAGAAACTGTTCGGCGCGGAGCACGTCAACGTCCAGCCGCATTCGGGAGCCCAAGCCAATCTGGCGGCGATGTACGCGGTGCTGCGTCCGGGCGATCGGATCCTCGGTATGAGCTTGCAGCACGGCGGTCATCTGTCACATGGCGCGAAGGTGAACGTGTCCGGGCAGTGGTTCGAGTCGTTTTTCTACAGTGTCGATCCGGAAACGGAGCGTATCGATTACGACGCGGTTCTGGAGATTGCGGAGACCGTGCGGCCCCGGTTGATCATCGCTGGGGCGAGCGCGTATCCACGTGTCATCGACTTTCACCGCTTCCGTGAAATTGCCGATCGGGTGGGTGCGGTGCTCATGGCCGATATCGCGCACATCGCTGGCATGGTGGCGGTGGGGCTGCACCCGACACCGGTGGGAGCCGCACAGATCGTGACGACGACGACGCACAAGACACTGCGCGGGCCACGCGGCGGCATGATCTTGTGCGATGCGGAGTACGCGGAAGCGATCGACAAGGCCGTGTTCCCGGGAACGCAAGGTGGCCCGCTCATGCATGTGATCGCGGGGAAAGCGGTCGCGTTCGGTGAGGCGCTTCGTCCCGCTTTCCGCCGGTACATCGAGCGTGTCCTCGAGAATGCTCAGGTTTTAGCTGAGACGTTACAGGCAGAAGGCTTTCGTCTCGTGGCGGGCGGAACCGACAATCACTTGCTCCTCGTCGATCTCCGGCCAGTCGGTATCAGTGGAAAGAAGGCGCAGCGCGTGCTGGACGAGGTCGGGATCACGGTCAACAAGAACGCTATCCCGAACGATCCCCGACCGCCGACGCTCACCAGCGGCATTCGCATCGGGACGCCCGCGATGACGACCCGCGGTTTCGGTGCGGAGGAGATGCGCTTGACCGGTCGCCTGATCGCTCAGGTCCTGCGAGCACCGGACGATGAAGCGCTCAAGGCCCGGGTACGGGCACAGGTAGCGGAACTGGTGTCGCACTTTCCGGTACCGGGGGTTACGATTGATGTGCTGAGCGGATGA
- the der gene encoding ribosome biogenesis GTPase Der, with protein MALPQVAIVGRPNVGKSTLFNRLVRQRRAIVEEVPGTTRDRIYGVVEWDGIRFGVFDTGGLLTEEEIARSTERELVEATKAQAELAIAEADVIVFVVDASTGPTTGDWEVANFLRQTKKPIVLVANKAESRERELAALQFYELGLGDPIPISALHGKGIVDLLEAIAERLPAREREVEEAEFEKPKIAIVGRPNVGKSALLNAILGQPRQIVSPIPGTTRDAVDTELVWKGQPIVLIDTAGIRRPGRIERGIERYSVLRAERAIERADVAIVVIDASEPFTHQDQAVAGKVIDAKKGVVLAINKWDLFEHMEGAREAFEEDARETFHFMPWAPLVFISALTGKNVEQVVDLALVVVAERSRRIPTAELNDLLREAVAHHPPPTKPGKWVKFYYVTQAEVNPPTFVFFCNRPELVHFSYRRYLENRIRERYGFLGTPIELIFRERARSAPAWERSRK; from the coding sequence ATGGCGTTACCGCAGGTCGCCATCGTCGGGCGCCCGAACGTCGGCAAGTCGACGCTCTTCAATCGCCTCGTCCGTCAGCGGCGGGCCATCGTCGAGGAAGTACCGGGTACGACACGCGACCGGATCTACGGTGTCGTCGAATGGGATGGTATCCGTTTCGGCGTGTTCGATACCGGTGGCCTGTTGACCGAAGAAGAGATCGCACGGTCGACGGAACGCGAGCTCGTCGAAGCGACGAAGGCGCAGGCCGAGCTGGCCATCGCTGAAGCGGATGTGATCGTCTTCGTGGTCGATGCCTCGACTGGCCCCACGACAGGCGACTGGGAGGTTGCGAACTTCCTCCGACAGACGAAGAAACCGATCGTCCTCGTCGCGAACAAGGCGGAATCGCGCGAGCGCGAGTTGGCTGCCCTGCAGTTCTACGAACTCGGTTTGGGGGATCCGATACCGATTTCGGCCTTGCACGGTAAGGGTATCGTCGATCTGCTCGAAGCGATCGCGGAACGGTTGCCAGCCCGTGAACGAGAAGTAGAGGAAGCCGAGTTCGAGAAGCCGAAAATCGCCATCGTGGGGCGCCCGAATGTCGGTAAATCAGCATTGCTGAATGCGATTTTGGGGCAACCGCGACAGATCGTTTCGCCGATTCCCGGAACGACCCGCGATGCGGTGGATACCGAACTCGTCTGGAAGGGGCAGCCGATCGTACTCATCGACACGGCTGGCATCCGTCGCCCGGGTCGAATCGAGCGCGGTATCGAGCGGTACAGCGTCTTGCGGGCGGAGCGTGCGATCGAGCGTGCCGATGTTGCGATCGTGGTCATCGATGCGAGCGAGCCGTTCACCCATCAGGATCAGGCAGTCGCTGGCAAGGTCATCGATGCGAAGAAGGGGGTCGTGCTCGCCATCAACAAGTGGGATCTCTTCGAGCATATGGAGGGAGCGCGAGAAGCGTTCGAGGAGGATGCTCGGGAGACCTTTCACTTCATGCCGTGGGCACCGTTGGTCTTCATCTCGGCACTGACCGGGAAGAACGTCGAGCAGGTGGTCGATCTCGCGCTCGTGGTGGTCGCGGAGCGTTCACGACGTATCCCGACTGCGGAGTTGAACGATCTCCTGCGCGAGGCGGTCGCGCACCATCCGCCACCGACCAAACCGGGCAAGTGGGTGAAGTTCTATTACGTGACGCAGGCGGAAGTGAATCCCCCGACGTTCGTGTTCTTTTGCAACCGTCCTGAGCTCGTCCACTTCTCCTACAGGCGTTACCTGGAAAATCGCATTCGCGAACGCTACGGTTTCCTCGGAACGCCGATCGAGCTCATTTTCCGCGAGCGGGCACGCTCCGCTCCTGCTTGGGAGCGCAGTCGCAAGTGA
- the gcvPA gene encoding aminomethyl-transferring glycine dehydrogenase subunit GcvPA, with amino-acid sequence MVFSPHTTDDRARMLETIGVETLERLFETIPARYRFPELRLPPALSESDVFRELYSRAGRNRAAIDLPTFLGAGSYNHYVPAVVQQILWRGEFYTAYTPYQPEVSQGTLQSIYEFQSLVCLLTGMEVANASMYDGATALAEGALLCVSPPRGRTKIVVSGTVHPHYRSVLRTYTRGLPVVVQELPTPSRLRTTTADVAEALDESTACLVVQYPNFFGRIEDLAALAERAHAVGARFVVSVYPIALGLLRPPGELGADVVTGEGQCLGIPQSFGGPALGLLAARLELVRHLPGRLIGATVDREGKRGFVMVLQTREQHIRREKATSNICTNQGLMALAATVYLSALGKSGLRRIAELCYHKAHYLADRLASLPGWELVGEGPFFNEFVVRCPRDPREINDRLLERGIIGGLPLGTFEPAHEDLLLLCATELTTREQIDQLVEALSSLAA; translated from the coding sequence ATGGTGTTCTCGCCACATACGACGGATGACCGAGCGCGGATGCTCGAAACGATCGGGGTCGAGACGCTCGAGCGTTTGTTCGAGACCATCCCGGCACGGTACCGCTTCCCGGAGCTCCGTTTACCACCGGCTCTCTCGGAATCGGACGTCTTTCGCGAGCTCTACTCGCGTGCCGGGCGTAATCGTGCGGCGATCGACCTTCCGACTTTCCTCGGAGCCGGTTCCTACAACCACTATGTGCCAGCGGTCGTCCAGCAGATCCTGTGGCGGGGTGAGTTTTACACGGCGTACACGCCCTATCAACCCGAAGTGTCGCAGGGGACACTCCAGTCGATCTACGAGTTCCAGTCGCTGGTCTGTCTCCTGACGGGTATGGAGGTGGCGAACGCGTCGATGTACGACGGTGCGACGGCACTGGCGGAGGGAGCCCTGCTCTGCGTCTCGCCACCGCGGGGACGGACGAAGATCGTCGTCTCCGGAACGGTTCATCCGCACTATCGGAGCGTGTTGCGCACCTATACTCGGGGGCTACCGGTCGTCGTCCAGGAGCTGCCGACTCCCTCACGCCTACGCACGACGACCGCGGATGTGGCGGAGGCGCTCGACGAGTCGACGGCGTGCCTCGTGGTCCAATATCCGAATTTCTTCGGTCGTATCGAGGATCTCGCGGCGCTGGCCGAGCGGGCGCACGCGGTCGGAGCACGGTTCGTGGTCTCAGTCTATCCGATCGCGCTTGGGCTACTCCGTCCACCAGGCGAGCTCGGCGCCGACGTCGTGACCGGCGAGGGACAGTGCCTGGGTATTCCGCAGTCGTTCGGTGGGCCAGCCCTGGGGTTGCTCGCGGCACGTCTGGAACTGGTACGGCATTTGCCCGGGCGTCTCATCGGGGCGACCGTCGACCGCGAGGGGAAGCGCGGGTTCGTGATGGTGCTCCAGACGCGGGAGCAGCATATCCGGCGCGAGAAAGCGACGTCCAATATCTGTACGAACCAAGGGCTCATGGCACTGGCTGCGACAGTCTATCTCTCGGCACTCGGGAAGAGCGGTCTCCGCCGGATCGCCGAACTGTGTTATCACAAGGCGCACTATCTCGCCGACCGTCTCGCGAGCTTGCCTGGGTGGGAACTCGTCGGCGAAGGTCCCTTCTTCAACGAGTTCGTCGTTCGTTGCCCGCGCGATCCGCGCGAGATCAACGACCGGCTGCTCGAGCGGGGTATCATCGGCGGTCTCCCGCTCGGAACCTTCGAACCAGCACATGAGGATCTCCTGTTGCTCTGTGCGACCGAACTGACGACACGCGAGCAGATCGATCAACTCGTCGAGGCACTGTCCTCGCTCGCGGCATAA
- the gcvH gene encoding glycine cleavage system protein GcvH, which yields MAEVRDGLRYTRTHEWVRVEGDVAVVGVTDFAQSELGDITYLELPEPGTTVRQGESMGVIESVKAASDIYAPVSGEIVEANKTVVESPELVNKSPYDEAWLVKIKLSAPDELERLMDAEAYRQFLAETAAMA from the coding sequence ATGGCGGAGGTTCGCGACGGTTTGCGCTACACGCGGACGCACGAGTGGGTCCGCGTCGAGGGAGACGTTGCGGTGGTTGGGGTGACAGACTTCGCTCAGTCCGAGCTCGGAGACATTACGTATCTGGAGCTGCCGGAGCCCGGCACGACGGTCAGGCAGGGCGAGTCGATGGGCGTGATCGAATCGGTCAAGGCGGCGTCGGACATCTATGCTCCGGTGTCCGGTGAGATCGTCGAGGCCAATAAGACGGTCGTCGAGTCGCCCGAACTGGTGAACAAGAGCCCGTACGACGAGGCGTGGCTCGTCAAGATCAAGCTCAGTGCGCCGGATGAGCTGGAGCGTCTGATGGATGCCGAGGCGTATCGGCAGTTTCTCGCCGAAACAGCCGCGATGGCTTGA
- the gcvT gene encoding glycine cleavage system aminomethyltransferase GcvT has translation MSTKVTPLYERHKSLGARFIEFAGWTMPVQYEGIVSEHVAVRTRAGLFDLGHMGQVIVRGKDALRFLQYVTANDVARLQPGRAQYSLLLYPTGGVVDDIIVYDLPDGTAYLVVVNAANTEKDLEWLRAHRSHHPEWAVEIEDISDRTGMVALQGPLAEPILQRLTTFHLRTLPSFGIAQIEVAGIPTLVARTGYTGEDGFEFYCSIERVVDLWDALLAAGQPHGLVPVGLGARDTLRIEAGLPLYGNELSPEITPLEAGLGWVIAWEKGPFVGREALVRQRDEGPPRRLVGFELVERGGIPRHGYPVQVGNEVIGAVTSGTVSPTLGKTIGMALVARAYAGIGKPFAIVIRNRPVEAVQVKLPFYRRSRATPRSVT, from the coding sequence GTGTCGACGAAGGTGACTCCGCTCTACGAACGCCACAAGTCGCTGGGGGCTCGTTTCATCGAGTTCGCTGGCTGGACGATGCCGGTTCAGTACGAGGGCATCGTCAGTGAGCACGTCGCGGTGCGAACGCGGGCGGGTCTGTTCGACCTGGGTCACATGGGGCAGGTCATCGTACGAGGGAAGGATGCGCTCCGGTTCCTGCAGTACGTGACCGCAAATGACGTGGCGAGGCTGCAGCCTGGACGTGCACAGTATTCGCTCTTGCTGTATCCGACTGGTGGCGTCGTCGACGACATCATCGTGTATGACCTGCCGGATGGTACAGCCTATCTCGTTGTGGTCAACGCGGCCAACACTGAGAAGGATCTCGAGTGGTTGCGGGCGCACCGGTCACACCATCCCGAGTGGGCAGTCGAGATCGAGGACATCTCGGATCGGACAGGTATGGTAGCCCTGCAGGGTCCTTTGGCCGAGCCGATCCTCCAGCGACTCACGACTTTCCATCTCAGAACGCTCCCCTCGTTCGGAATCGCTCAGATCGAGGTCGCTGGCATTCCGACGCTCGTCGCGCGAACGGGCTACACAGGAGAAGATGGATTCGAGTTCTATTGCTCGATCGAGCGCGTCGTTGATCTCTGGGATGCGCTTCTCGCGGCGGGCCAGCCGCATGGTCTCGTGCCCGTGGGATTGGGTGCTCGGGACACGCTGCGTATCGAAGCTGGCCTTCCGTTGTACGGAAACGAGCTCTCGCCGGAGATCACACCGCTCGAGGCAGGTCTCGGTTGGGTCATCGCCTGGGAAAAGGGGCCGTTCGTGGGGCGGGAGGCACTGGTACGGCAACGGGACGAGGGCCCTCCCAGAAGGCTCGTCGGCTTCGAGCTCGTCGAACGTGGTGGTATCCCGCGCCACGGGTACCCGGTGCAAGTTGGGAACGAGGTCATCGGGGCGGTCACCAGCGGGACCGTATCGCCGACGCTGGGAAAGACGATCGGGATGGCACTCGTCGCGCGTGCGTACGCGGGGATCGGGAAACCGTTCGCGATCGTCATCCGGAACCGACCGGTCGAGGCAGTGCAGGTCAAGTTACCGTTCTACCGGCGCAGTCGCGCTACGCCTCGATCGGTCACGTAG
- the purF gene encoding amidophosphoribosyltransferase: MTGPREACGVFGVFAPGEDVARLTFFGLYALQHRGQESAGIATSDGERISLHRRMGLVSSAFTEEDLRDLRGHIAVGHTRYSTTGSSVPVNAGPFVVAEAGEAIAVSHNGNLVNGEDLRRELLDAGIRLESTTDTEALAWTILRARGGTWPERIRQAMERLVGAYSLAILTRESLIAVRDPLGIRPLCLGRLDTGWVVASETCALATIGAEFVREVDPGEIIVIGEHGVASYPAPELAPEQAMCVFEFIYFARPDSAIMGQRLHVVRQRMGAELWREHPADADLVVPLPDSAVPAAIGYSLASGIPYAEALIKNRYIGRTFIQPDQRLREQGVKLKFNALPEVLEGKRVVLVDDTIVRGTTSRPIVELLKQNGAREVHMRVHSPPIRWPCHLGVDMATREELIAAHLSVEEIGQAIGADSIGYLSLEGLFRAIGLPADRFCAACLTGRYPVPIPPEHFQRRLGRRVEPVVARS; the protein is encoded by the coding sequence ATGACGGGTCCACGCGAAGCCTGTGGGGTTTTCGGCGTCTTTGCGCCGGGTGAGGATGTCGCACGCCTCACCTTTTTTGGTCTGTACGCGTTGCAGCATCGCGGACAGGAGAGCGCCGGCATCGCGACGAGCGACGGTGAGCGGATCTCTCTGCATCGTCGCATGGGGCTGGTGAGCTCCGCGTTCACTGAGGAGGACTTGCGTGACCTCCGCGGGCACATCGCCGTCGGACATACGCGTTACAGCACGACCGGCAGCAGTGTCCCGGTGAACGCCGGGCCGTTCGTTGTCGCTGAGGCTGGTGAAGCGATCGCAGTGTCGCATAACGGGAACCTCGTCAACGGCGAGGACTTGCGGCGCGAGCTGCTGGATGCCGGTATCCGACTGGAGAGCACGACCGATACGGAAGCGCTGGCGTGGACGATTCTCCGGGCCCGTGGCGGGACCTGGCCGGAGCGAATCCGGCAAGCGATGGAGCGCCTCGTCGGTGCCTATAGTTTGGCGATTCTGACCAGAGAATCGTTGATCGCTGTGCGCGATCCGCTGGGTATCCGTCCGCTCTGTCTCGGGCGGTTGGACACCGGGTGGGTGGTCGCGTCCGAAACATGCGCTCTGGCGACGATCGGGGCCGAGTTCGTTCGTGAGGTCGATCCGGGCGAGATCATCGTCATCGGCGAGCACGGGGTCGCTTCCTATCCGGCCCCTGAGCTTGCTCCCGAACAGGCGATGTGCGTGTTCGAGTTCATTTACTTCGCGCGCCCGGACAGCGCGATCATGGGTCAGCGGCTCCATGTCGTGCGTCAGAGGATGGGGGCGGAGCTGTGGCGCGAGCATCCGGCTGACGCCGATCTCGTCGTGCCGTTGCCCGATTCGGCAGTGCCGGCGGCGATCGGCTATTCGCTCGCGTCCGGGATTCCCTACGCAGAAGCGTTGATCAAGAATCGCTACATCGGGCGCACCTTTATTCAGCCGGACCAGCGTCTGCGCGAGCAGGGGGTGAAACTTAAGTTCAATGCGCTTCCGGAGGTGCTCGAGGGGAAGCGCGTCGTGCTGGTAGACGATACGATCGTGCGCGGTACGACCAGCCGACCGATCGTCGAGCTTTTAAAGCAGAACGGTGCGCGCGAAGTACACATGCGCGTGCACTCACCACCGATTCGCTGGCCATGTCATCTGGGTGTGGACATGGCGACACGCGAGGAGCTCATCGCCGCGCACCTTTCCGTCGAGGAGATCGGGCAGGCGATCGGCGCTGATTCGATCGGTTACCTCTCCTTGGAAGGGTTGTTTCGCGCTATCGGGTTACCTGCCGATCGTTTCTGCGCGGCCTGTCTGACCGGGCGTTACCCCGTTCCGATTCCACCCGAGCATTTCCAGCGACGCCTCGGTCGTCGAGTCGAACCGGTCGTGGCGCGCTCGTGA
- the purL gene encoding phosphoribosylformylglycinamidine synthase subunit PurL — protein sequence MPVTPEILREVALTEEEYQRAVELLGREPNLVELGMIGALWSEHCGYKHSRPLLKKLPTTGPHVVQGPGENAGAVDLGDGLVAVLKIESHNHPSAVEPFQGAATGVGGIVRDIFAMGARPIAIADSLRFGPLDEPRQQYLFHGVVGGIGWYGNCLGIPTVAGDVFVMPEYRQNPLVNAMCVGIAEREALVRARASGVGNLVVLVGADTGRDGIHGATFASVEDPERSHRGVVQVGNPFLEKLLLEACLEVLSTGAVIAMQDLGAAGLTSASAEIAARGGTGIELDVAAVPRRESGMTPYEVMLSESQERMLLVVQPDGLDRVLEIFRRWELHAVVIGRVTDDGLLRVLENGEPVAELPVSLLTEACPTYVREARESPEIAARRGYDPHTLPDLSPSDVLPALLTLLRSPNIVSRRPIYRTYDHTILTNTVLPPGVADAAVLRIKGHRFGIAIKTDCNPRYCLLDPRLGAQHAVAEASRNVSCVGAEPLAITDCLNFGNPERPEVYYQLVEAIEGIAEACRILGVPVVSGNVSLYNETEGRSIPPTPVIGVVGRLPDVHRHVGLGFAGTGTVFLVGPETASLGASEYLAWCHGVVAGAPPALDLELERRVQAFVREAIQRGLALAAHDCSEGGLLVALVESCVVGGVGGSFTVDALVAHNGRLDATLFGESGSRVVLQVAPGAEGAYLALAHQYGVPVTELGHTGGMQFSIVGIVECELDELRVVWSAGISS from the coding sequence ATGCCAGTCACGCCGGAAATCCTGCGCGAAGTAGCCTTGACAGAAGAGGAGTATCAGCGAGCCGTCGAGTTACTGGGGCGTGAGCCGAATCTCGTCGAGCTGGGGATGATCGGCGCGCTCTGGAGCGAGCACTGTGGCTACAAGCACTCACGTCCCTTGTTGAAGAAGCTTCCGACCACTGGCCCTCATGTCGTGCAGGGACCAGGGGAGAACGCCGGCGCGGTCGATCTCGGTGATGGCCTCGTGGCGGTGCTCAAGATCGAGTCGCACAACCACCCGAGTGCCGTCGAACCGTTCCAGGGAGCGGCGACCGGCGTCGGTGGGATCGTCCGGGACATCTTCGCGATGGGGGCACGGCCGATCGCGATAGCCGATTCCCTGCGATTCGGCCCGCTCGACGAGCCGCGTCAACAGTATCTGTTCCATGGTGTCGTCGGTGGAATCGGTTGGTACGGCAACTGCCTGGGTATCCCGACGGTCGCCGGCGACGTGTTCGTGATGCCGGAATATCGCCAGAACCCTCTGGTCAACGCGATGTGCGTGGGCATTGCCGAGCGCGAGGCGCTGGTGCGGGCTCGTGCGTCAGGTGTCGGCAATCTCGTTGTCTTAGTGGGAGCGGATACTGGGCGCGATGGTATACACGGGGCAACGTTCGCTTCGGTCGAGGATCCGGAGCGCTCGCATCGCGGCGTCGTCCAAGTCGGGAACCCATTCCTGGAAAAGCTCTTGCTGGAAGCGTGCCTCGAGGTGCTGAGCACGGGTGCGGTTATCGCGATGCAAGACCTGGGGGCGGCTGGACTGACGAGTGCGAGTGCCGAGATCGCCGCGCGCGGGGGAACCGGAATCGAACTCGATGTGGCAGCGGTCCCGCGGCGAGAGAGCGGTATGACCCCGTACGAGGTGATGCTCTCGGAGAGTCAGGAGCGGATGCTCCTGGTGGTGCAGCCGGACGGTCTCGACCGAGTGCTCGAGATCTTCCGCCGGTGGGAACTTCATGCGGTGGTTATCGGCCGGGTGACCGATGATGGCCTCCTGCGGGTTCTCGAGAACGGGGAACCGGTCGCTGAACTCCCTGTTTCGCTCCTGACAGAGGCGTGCCCGACATACGTGCGGGAAGCTCGGGAATCGCCGGAGATCGCCGCGCGTCGCGGCTACGACCCGCATACCCTGCCAGACCTGAGTCCGAGCGATGTCTTGCCTGCTCTCCTCACGTTGCTTCGTTCGCCGAACATCGTCTCGCGGCGACCGATCTATCGCACCTATGATCATACGATCCTGACGAACACGGTACTGCCGCCGGGGGTGGCGGACGCCGCGGTCTTGCGTATCAAGGGACACCGGTTCGGTATCGCCATCAAAACGGACTGCAACCCGCGCTACTGTTTGCTCGATCCGCGACTCGGCGCTCAGCATGCGGTTGCCGAGGCGAGCCGGAACGTGAGTTGTGTCGGTGCCGAGCCGCTGGCGATCACTGACTGTCTCAACTTCGGGAATCCGGAGCGCCCGGAGGTGTATTACCAGCTGGTCGAGGCGATCGAGGGGATCGCCGAAGCGTGCCGTATCCTCGGTGTTCCCGTCGTGAGCGGGAACGTGAGTCTCTACAACGAGACCGAAGGACGTTCGATCCCGCCGACGCCGGTGATCGGTGTCGTGGGTCGGTTGCCAGACGTGCACCGCCATGTCGGACTGGGCTTCGCGGGAACCGGAACGGTATTCCTGGTCGGGCCGGAGACGGCCAGTCTGGGGGCCAGCGAGTACTTGGCATGGTGTCATGGAGTCGTAGCTGGGGCACCACCCGCGCTCGACCTCGAATTGGAACGACGTGTGCAAGCGTTCGTTCGTGAGGCGATCCAGCGCGGCCTGGCGCTCGCGGCTCACGATTGTAGCGAGGGGGGCTTACTGGTCGCACTCGTCGAAAGTTGTGTCGTCGGTGGTGTCGGAGGATCGTTCACGGTCGATGCACTGGTCGCACACAACGGGCGCTTGGATGCGACGTTGTTCGGGGAGAGCGGTTCGCGCGTCGTCCTTCAGGTGGCGCCGGGAGCGGAGGGTGCCTACCTGGCGCTCGCCCATCAGTATGGGGTACCAGTGACCGAACTCGGTCACACTGGCGGTATGCAGTTTTCCATCGTGGGCATCGTGGAGTGCGAGCTGGACGAGCTCCGCGTGGTGTGGAGCGCTGGAATCAGTTCCTGA